The region GATGGCGGCGGCGGCGCGTGGTGCTTTGTCCCCGTCATTAATGGTCCATGCGCGGACTTCTTTTACTCCGGCAGTAAAGTAGCTGATCATGCCGAGTGTGTGGAATCCTGTGCGGATGATTTTGGCAAGGCCGGATTCAGTGACACCGTAAGATTCAAGAAAATCTGCATATTCATCATCTTCGAGGCCGATCAGTTCTTCTTCCATCTTAGCGGAAATTTTAACGAATGCCGCTCCACGTTCTTCTGCAAGCTTCATTACGGATTTAACGTAATCATTATCTTCTGTCAGGCCGTCTTCATCAACGTTTGCACAGTAGATAACTTTTTTAGAAGTGATCAAACGCAGGTCTTTGAGCAGTTCGACCATGATATCTGTATCAAGTTTATCATATGTGTTGGCTGGATTACCTTCGTTTAGGTGTTCAAGAAGTTTTTTGCCTTCTTCAACTTTAGGGCCGAAGGACTTGTCGCCTTTAATCTGCTTTGCCATACGTTCAACACGATTCTCAAGAACCTGAACATCGGAAAGGATCAGTTCGGTTTCAATGATATCGATGTCGCGGATAGGGTCGACTGAGTTGGAAACGTGGATAACATCGTCGTTGTCGAAACAGCGCACAACATGAAGAATAGCCTGTGTTTCGCGAATGTTACCAAGAAATTTATTACCGAGTCCTTCACCTTTACTAGCTCCGGCAACAAGTCCGGCGATATCGATGAAGTCCACAGTGGAACTTTGAGTCCGCTGAGGTTTAACAAGCTCGGAAAGTTTATCAATGCGAACGTCCGGCACTGGGACGACTGCTTTGTTAGGTTCAATGGTGCAGAATGCGTAGTTTGCACTTTCTGCATTCTGAGCTTTTGTGAGGGCATTAAAAAGTGTGGATTTGCCGACATTTGGCAAGCCCACGATTCCTATACTAAGGGCCATATCGGTGGTTCTCCTGAATAATTATTGTAATTGCAAGCGGTTGTAAGGACTCCGGTGCGGCTGCGTGAGCCGTTCTAAGACAAAAGAAGTGGAGTTTTGCCGCATCGCTACGCGGCCCTCATTACCTTGCTTCGCGGCGATGGGCAAGGGAAGAATGGGGGCGGTTCTTTGGTGTGTTGACAAATATTCATTGTAGGTTATATTTTGATTATGGAATGGGAAATAATTTTATGTGATGAGTTCGAGATTGAATTCGCTGACTTTGAGGAAAAGTTACA is a window of Desulfovibrio sp. UCD-KL4C DNA encoding:
- the ychF gene encoding redox-regulated ATPase YchF; translated protein: MALSIGIVGLPNVGKSTLFNALTKAQNAESANYAFCTIEPNKAVVPVPDVRIDKLSELVKPQRTQSSTVDFIDIAGLVAGASKGEGLGNKFLGNIRETQAILHVVRCFDNDDVIHVSNSVDPIRDIDIIETELILSDVQVLENRVERMAKQIKGDKSFGPKVEEGKKLLEHLNEGNPANTYDKLDTDIMVELLKDLRLITSKKVIYCANVDEDGLTEDNDYVKSVMKLAEERGAAFVKISAKMEEELIGLEDDEYADFLESYGVTESGLAKIIRTGFHTLGMISYFTAGVKEVRAWTINDGDKAPRAAAAIHTDFEKGFIRAEVIGYEDYIKHGTEAACRAAGVLRSEGKEYVFKDGDVVHFLFNV